From Ornithorhynchus anatinus isolate Pmale09 chromosome X3, mOrnAna1.pri.v4, whole genome shotgun sequence, the proteins below share one genomic window:
- the TMEM175 gene encoding endosomal/lysosomal potassium channel TMEM175 isoform X5, translating to MSRARPPDEVEEDEEAGPALNGGLHASPRMLSYSDALLSIIATVMILPVAHTKIYPDQQFDKNIQKLLATKIAVYLMTFLIVTVAWAAHIRLFQVIGQIDDTLALLNLACMMIITFLPYTFSLMASFPDVPLGIFLFCSCVVTMGVIQAVIVVYGFHYPHLLNHQIWRSENNLKHLYKQHILKIILRGPAFCFLAAIFSFFFYPMSYLLLGLVIFLPYIHKLTMWCKDKIIGPKEEERRPSLDFFTFNIHEPLSKERVEAFSDGVYAIVATLLILDICENNVPDSKEVREKFHGNLIEALSEYGPNFLAYFGSFVTVGLLWFVHHSLFLHVRKTTQFMGLMNTFSLAFIGGLPLAYQQTSEFAEQSHNEIETIRVSCVIIFFASIFQFAIWTTALLNERETLHPFAWYGGKEHAFMFAKLALYPCVSLGAFFSTCFLSKFSTAIFHLMQIIVPFAFLLLRIFVRIALAITRSVVSLGRRKDSLLREGEERSPTTEAFS from the exons ATGTCCCGGGCGAGGCCCCCGGACGAGGTGGAGGAGGACGAAGAAGCGGGCCCCGCTCTAAATGGCGGGCTCCATGCTTCGCCCCGAATGCTCAGCTACAGCGATGCCCTGCTGTCCATCATCGCCACCGTCATG ATCCTGCCCGTGGCCCACACGAAGATCTACCCAGATcag CAGTTTGACAAAAATATACAAAAGCTTCTAGCAACTAAAATTGCAGTCTACCTGATGACATTTTTAATAGTAACCGTGGCTTGGGCAGCCCACATAAG ATTGTTTCAGGTAATCGGACAGATAGATGATACGCTTGCTTTGTTGAACTTG GCCTGTATGATGATCATTACTTTCTTGCCTTACACA TTTTCCTTAATGGCGTCTTTCCCGGATGTGCCTTTGGGGATTTTCTTATTTTGCAGTTGCGTTGTCACTATGGGTGTCATTCAG GCGGTGATAGTAGTATATGGTTTTCACTATCCACATTTACTGAACCATCAGATATGGAGATCTGAAAATAATCTGAAACATTTATACAAGCAGCACATCTTAAAAATTATACTAAGAGGACCGGCTTTCTGTTTTTTGGCAGccatcttctcctttttcttttaccccatg TCTTACCTTCTTCTTGGGCTTGTTATCTTCCTTCCGTACATCCACAAGTTAACTATGTGGTGTAAGGACAAGATTATTG GTCCAAAGGAAGAAGAGCGTCGTCCGAGTTTGGACTTTTTTACTTTTAACATCCATGAACCCCTGAGCAAAGAGCGTGTTGAAGCATTCAGTGATGGAGTTTATGCTATTGTAGCGACCCTGCTCATTCTCGATATATG TGAGAACAACGTTCCCGATTCCAAGGAGGTGCGAGAGAAATTCCACGGCAACCTCAttgaagcgctcagtgaatacggacCAAATTTCCTCGCTTACTTCGGCTCTTTTGTAACGGTCGGTCTCCTCTGGTTTGTTCATCATTCCCTCTTCCTGCACGTAAGAAAGACAACCCAGTTTATGGGGCTGATGAATACATTTTCACTGGCCTTCATAGGCGGGCTTCCTCTAGCTTACCAACAGACCAGTGAATTTGCAGAGCAGTCTCACAATGAAATAGAGACCATTCGGGTCAGTTGTGTCATCATTTTTTTTGCCAGCATCTTTCAGTTTGCTATATGGACCACGGCTCTCCTTAATGAAAGGGAAACGTTACATCCTTTCGCGTGGTACGGTGGAAAGGAACACGCCTTTATgtttgccaaactagctctctacCCTTGCGTGAGCCTTGGCGCATTCTTTTCCACTTGCTTTTTGAGTAAATTCAGTACAGCCATCTTCCATCTCATGCAGATCATAGTCCCATTTGCCTTTCTCCTGTTGCGCATTTTTGTCAGAATCGCCCTGGCGATTACCAGGTCGGTCGTTTCTCTGGGCCGACGAAAGGACAGCTTGTTACGGGAAGGTGAAGAGAGATCGCCTACTACCGAAGCATTCTCCTAA
- the TMEM175 gene encoding endosomal/lysosomal potassium channel TMEM175 isoform X6, giving the protein MSRARPPDEVEEDEEAGPALNGGLHASPRMLSYSDALLSIIATVMILPVAHTKIYPDQFDKNIQKLLATKIAVYLMTFLIVTVAWAAHIRLFQVIGQIDDTLALLNLACMMIITFLPYTFSLMASFPDVPLGIFLFCSCVVTMGVIQAVIVVYGFHYPHLLNHQIWRSENNLKHLYKQHILKIILRGPAFCFLAAIFSFFFYPMSYLLLGLVIFLPYIHKLTMWCKDKIIGPKEEERRPSLDFFTFNIHEPLSKERVEAFSDGVYAIVATLLILDICENNVPDSKEVREKFHGNLIEALSEYGPNFLAYFGSFVTVGLLWFVHHSLFLHVRKTTQFMGLMNTFSLAFIGGLPLAYQQTSEFAEQSHNEIETIRVSCVIIFFASIFQFAIWTTALLNERETLHPFAWYGGKEHAFMFAKLALYPCVSLGAFFSTCFLSKFSTAIFHLMQIIVPFAFLLLRIFVRIALAITRSVVSLGRRKDSLLREGEERSPTTEAFS; this is encoded by the exons ATGTCCCGGGCGAGGCCCCCGGACGAGGTGGAGGAGGACGAAGAAGCGGGCCCCGCTCTAAATGGCGGGCTCCATGCTTCGCCCCGAATGCTCAGCTACAGCGATGCCCTGCTGTCCATCATCGCCACCGTCATG ATCCTGCCCGTGGCCCACACGAAGATCTACCCAGATcag TTTGACAAAAATATACAAAAGCTTCTAGCAACTAAAATTGCAGTCTACCTGATGACATTTTTAATAGTAACCGTGGCTTGGGCAGCCCACATAAG ATTGTTTCAGGTAATCGGACAGATAGATGATACGCTTGCTTTGTTGAACTTG GCCTGTATGATGATCATTACTTTCTTGCCTTACACA TTTTCCTTAATGGCGTCTTTCCCGGATGTGCCTTTGGGGATTTTCTTATTTTGCAGTTGCGTTGTCACTATGGGTGTCATTCAG GCGGTGATAGTAGTATATGGTTTTCACTATCCACATTTACTGAACCATCAGATATGGAGATCTGAAAATAATCTGAAACATTTATACAAGCAGCACATCTTAAAAATTATACTAAGAGGACCGGCTTTCTGTTTTTTGGCAGccatcttctcctttttcttttaccccatg TCTTACCTTCTTCTTGGGCTTGTTATCTTCCTTCCGTACATCCACAAGTTAACTATGTGGTGTAAGGACAAGATTATTG GTCCAAAGGAAGAAGAGCGTCGTCCGAGTTTGGACTTTTTTACTTTTAACATCCATGAACCCCTGAGCAAAGAGCGTGTTGAAGCATTCAGTGATGGAGTTTATGCTATTGTAGCGACCCTGCTCATTCTCGATATATG TGAGAACAACGTTCCCGATTCCAAGGAGGTGCGAGAGAAATTCCACGGCAACCTCAttgaagcgctcagtgaatacggacCAAATTTCCTCGCTTACTTCGGCTCTTTTGTAACGGTCGGTCTCCTCTGGTTTGTTCATCATTCCCTCTTCCTGCACGTAAGAAAGACAACCCAGTTTATGGGGCTGATGAATACATTTTCACTGGCCTTCATAGGCGGGCTTCCTCTAGCTTACCAACAGACCAGTGAATTTGCAGAGCAGTCTCACAATGAAATAGAGACCATTCGGGTCAGTTGTGTCATCATTTTTTTTGCCAGCATCTTTCAGTTTGCTATATGGACCACGGCTCTCCTTAATGAAAGGGAAACGTTACATCCTTTCGCGTGGTACGGTGGAAAGGAACACGCCTTTATgtttgccaaactagctctctacCCTTGCGTGAGCCTTGGCGCATTCTTTTCCACTTGCTTTTTGAGTAAATTCAGTACAGCCATCTTCCATCTCATGCAGATCATAGTCCCATTTGCCTTTCTCCTGTTGCGCATTTTTGTCAGAATCGCCCTGGCGATTACCAGGTCGGTCGTTTCTCTGGGCCGACGAAAGGACAGCTTGTTACGGGAAGGTGAAGAGAGATCGCCTACTACCGAAGCATTCTCCTAA